The Deltaproteobacteria bacterium genomic interval AAGAGGGCGTAGAGGCTCCCCTTGTTCAGCTTCAACCGATCTCCTTTTCCAGCTCGATGTACCGGCCGGAGCGAAGCCCCTGGCTGCGGAAAAACGACAATGTGATCTTGTTGCTGCGGTCCACCATGGTCCGGACGGTGGAGACGTTCGCCTGCGAAAGCCGCCGGCAGATCTCCTCGAACATCCGCTTGGCGATCCCCGCCCCGCGGGC includes:
- a CDS encoding GNAT family N-acetyltransferase yields the protein ARGAGIAKRMFEEICRRLSQANVSTVRTMVDRSNKITLSFFRSQGLRSGRYIELEKEIG